The DNA region GAGTTGGATCTGTTGTTAAACGGCGGCAAACTACAAGGCAGCTAACTACAAGGTGTTGATGTCGTTATAAGGGATATTGCGCCTTAGGCGTAAATCCACTATGATGCTTCGCCCTAAAAACCACTATTTAAAAATGGTCTTTATTATATTATGGAGAGTGTATGCGCAATATTAAATTGTTCGAATCTGAGTCTCATAAGTTTATTTTGCTGAATGAGAGTGAGCCGGGAGAAGAGGACGGTATTCGATCTAATCAATATTTGATTGTGAATAACGGTGCTGGCGCATTGCTTGATCCAGGTGGTTTTGGTGTGATGCCGCGCGTGCTGGCTGAAATGTTGCGCTATCTTTCTCCGGATAAAATTCTAGGGATTTTTCTTTCGCATCAAGACCCAGATATCGTCGGTGGTATTTCAACTTGGTTAGAATTGATTAAAGCGCCGGTTTATATCTCTAGAATATGGATGCGTTTTTTACCGCACTATGGTCTAAAGGATATGTCGCAATTTGTCGGTGTACCAGACGAAGGCATGGATTGCGAAGTTGCCCCAGGCTTCATGCTCAAGATTATTCCAGCACATTTTCTACATTCTGAAGGGCAGATTAACGTCTATGACCCGGTCTCAAAAATACTATTCACGGGTGATATTGGCGCGGCAATGCTTCCTATGGAGAAAGATGATGCCTATGTGGATGATTTCAAAAGTCATTTGCCCTACATCGCCAGTTTCCACCAACGTTATATGTGTTCCAATAAAGCGATTTTATGCTGGCTAGATAACATTGCAGATTTGGATATCGAGATGATTGCGCCGCAGCATGGCCCAATTTATCGCGGTGCAGCGGTGGGCGAGTTTTTAGCGTGGCTACGGGACTTGCAATGCGGTATTGACCTCATGCAGCGTGGTGGTAGTTTTGGCCCTAAGTTTGAGTAATGCATATGCAAACTAATCATTTAGAAAATATGCGCATGCGCGTGACCGATAGACTTGCCGCGCTGATGGAAAGCCAGACACGGAGTAAGATTTTTAGCGGTGGCGTGGTAGAGCTGATTCGGAGCGTGCATCAAGAGGTAGTTGCAGAGCTGCAATCAACAGCAGCCAATACAGATAACTCACTTACGGCACTGGCGATTGATAATGCCATCCAAATGTGTAGTCGCTTGGATCAAAGCCTAGACATTCTGTTTCAAGAGCGTAACCGGCAATGGCATCGTAATGGCAATTATGTGCAATCGCTGATGGGGGAGTTTAATGAGACTTTAACAGGTCTTGCTTCTACGCTAATTGAAAAAGACCTACTTGAGCGTCAGAGCCGGGTATTAGAGCGCATTATCTTGTCACATGAGCATGTTGCGCAGTGGAAAGAGTTCGTGCAGGAAATATTGGCGGATTTTCATGCGATTTTTCCGTTCAATTTCTTCTACATTGCATTTGCTGAGGAGCATGATCTATCGATTTATCTTTATTACCTTGGCAATCATACTGAAGAGGCCAAGCGAAACGCACGGGAAATGTTATCTAAGCAGATGATCGCCAATCTGAATTTGCCTGATAACGCGCCACTCAATATAGAAGAGTTTATCGTCAGGGGTAATGGCACGACCGATAATGTTGATGCAGTCCGCATGATAACAGTGGCGGTGCCTGAGCATACCCCTAAGCTGGCGGGGCTATTGGGGGTGGCGTATGTTTCTACTGGCGAATTGAGCCCGCAAGAAGAAAGCGTGGTGCGTTCTATTCTATCTGTGATGGTGATGGTGGTTGGCTCCAGTAAGTTGCTGTCACGCACGCTTTCTGAGTTGGAATACTATGCCATGCATGACCCATTGACTGGCATCTATAATCGACGCCAATTCAATAATATGCTGGAATATGAAATTGGGCGTTCAGAGCGGCATCACCATGAGTTTTCTCTGCTACAGCTTGATTTAGATGACTTTAAAGACATTAATGATTCTTACGGGCATCAAACCGGTGATGATGCATTATGTGGCGTAGCGGAAGTGCTACGTGAGCATATTCGTAAAGGAGATCTGGCCGCTAGAATTGGTGGCGATGAGTTTGCGGTGATCTTGATGGAAACTGGTAGAGAGGGCGCTACTACCGTCGCCAATATGCTAGGTAAGTCTTTACGTGAACGTGTATTTACCGCGCCAGATGGTAAACATTTTCATTTGACCGTCTCTATCGGTATCGCTACTTATCCTATCGATGCACAGAATGAGGCAGATCTGCAGGTAGGTGCCGATGCTGCCATGTATCGTGCCAAAGATATTGGTAAAGATAGTGCCTGCACCTTAGATGCGCTAGATGGGCAAGTCGAGATTGGACGGCATACGCGTGATAATGCAGAGAAATTACGTGAAGCGTTACAGCAGGATCGAATCATTCCGTACTATCACAGTATTGTAGATTGTAGAACCGGTGAGCTGTTTGCCTGTGAAACCTTGGCTAGGCTATCTGAGCCTAATGGCAATATCGTTTCAGCTGGCATGTTTATCGAGACGATTGAAAAATATGGGATGGGACGTGACCTTGACCGCATGATTATCAGTAAGGCGTTTAAGGCCAAGCGTGAGCTCATGATGTCCAATGCATCAAGCACTAAAATGTTTCTTAACATCTCCGCACAAGAAATACAGGGGCGTGGGATTCTTGCCTATGCTGAAGAGCTGTGCCAAACCCTAGAAATTCCACCGTCATGTGTCGTGTTTGAGATACTGGAGCGCGATGCGATTGGCGACATGACTAATATGCGTAAATTTTTAAGTAATTTGCGTGAAAAGGGCTTTGCTTTTGCTTTGGATGATTTTGGTAGCGGCTATAACTCTTTTCACTATTTGCGTGAATTACGTTTTGAATACGTAAAAATTGATGGGGCTTTTGTGCGTAATATTCTCAACTCAAAGATAGATTACGCACTAGTCCATAACCTATCTAGGCTATGCCAAGACATTGGTATTTATACGGTGGCGGAATTTGTTGAAAATCAGGCAATCCTAGATGCACTTAAAGACATGGGCATTAACTATGCACAGGGGTTTCATATTGCATTGCCAACAGCCAATATGCCCCAACATCAATAGGGTTAGCTAGGTACCAAACCTATTAAGCTAACCTACTTAAGGTAAGTGATGACTTTATCACAGCATGAACGAAGCGTTAAAGTTGTGATAAAGTCGACCTGCCATGATGAACCCAGAAGACTTACAACGATTAGTGACATTAGCCATGCCTTATGGAAAATATAAGGGACGGCTAATTGCCGATTTGCCTGGCAATTATTTAAACTGGTTTGCACGAGAAGGTTTCCCCTCTGGTGATTTAGGACGTTTATTACAATTAATGCAGGAAATAGACCATAATGGGTTATCACAGTTGCTTGACCCGTTAAGGAAAGCAAGCCATTAAGGAAACATAGTGCGGCAAAATTAATTGTGCGCAACCTTCGTAAATCATGAAAAAAACTTACAGCGTTAAATTTAGGTTTAGAAATTATCGCTTATTCGCTAAGAGGTCATTAGCTATGTTTGTTTTCATTTTATTGAGCATCTTATGGCTTCCAATCGCTACAAATAGTGAAGATACCCTCAAAATTAATAGCCCCTATGGCGAAGTCCGATTAACGCCAAATGAATTTGCGTGGTTGAAAAATAATCCCAATATTCGTGTTGCTGTTAAAGACGGATGGATGCCAATTGAGTTCAAGTCGGAAAGTAATCAGCATCGAGGGATTAGCGTCGATTATCTCCAAGCGCTGGGTAAGGCGGTTAATGTTAACTTTACCTTAGTAGATTATTCAGAAAATATGAGTCCATCTACGGCCGAGATGATTTCTGGCGTCGCTAATACAAACGTAAAAAATCCACAATTTAAAAAACTAGCCCAGCCGTTTTTAGATTTTCCGATTGCCATCTATGTAGATAAAAGCCGTCATCATCAAATTGATAAGATGGAAGATCTTCATCATAAGTCAGTGGCCCTATTCAGACATGGGCCAATTACAAAAGAAATCGCAGCAAATTACCCGCAGATAAAGTTAGTGTATGTAGACATAGCTGATGAGGCTTTTGAGAAACTAAGGCTTGGTGAAGTTGATGCTTATATTGGGAATCAAATCATCATTGATTACCATGTTGTTGTGCACCGATTAAGCTTTGTGGAGAAAATTGGCATTACGCCATTTAATTCAAACGTATCAATGGCCGTTAGAGAAGACCTGACAGAGTTAGCCTCTATTTTGAATAAAGGTATGCGGGTACTTGGCACCAATAACCAAGAGATCATCAATAAGTGGAAAATCTCAGATTACCAATATGGTCAATGGATTGCGCTATTGCTGGGGCTCATTAGTGTAGCGCTCATTTTTGGCGTTCATAGAATCTTTAAATTAAAACAAGCGATTAAACTACAAAATATTGAGTCACAAAAAACAATATGGCACCAAGCTAATTATGATTATCTAACCGACTTACCTAATCGGCATTTGTTAGATAGTCGATTAAAACAGGCGATGGATCAGGCCGATAAGTCGTTGTCACCAGTCGGTATTTTATTTATTGATTTAGATAATTTTAAGCATGTGAATGACACTGCCGGCCATTCGATTGGCGACAAGTTGATTAAAGAAGCTGCAGCAAGGGTTACTCGCTGTGTGCGCTCTTATGATACAACTGCGCGATTTGGCGGTGATGAATTTATGGTCATCATGTCTGATTTTGACAACGAACAGACATTAGAGAAAACCTCACAGAAAATATTGGCAGAGATTGAAAAGCCATTTCAAATCGATGGCGAGCTTTTTTATATCTCAGCAAGTATCGGACTCACCATCTATCCGACCGATACTTCAAATCCAGAAGCGCTATTTAGCTATGCAGATCAGGCGATGTATGAGGCTAAAAAACTGGGTCGCAATCGGTTTCAGTTCTTCAAAGCGTCTATGCAGTCTGACTCCACTAATAGACTAGCATTAATGAACGACCTAAGGGATGCAATAGCACATCAACAGTTCGAGCTTTATTATCAGCCAATCATGTGTATGGATACACAGGTGACATTAAAAGCAGAAGCGTTGATCCGGTGGAATCATCCGATAAAAGGCATGGTTAGCCCGGTAGTGTTTATTTCGCTTGCAGAAGAGGCTGGGTTAATCGATGAAATTGGTACATGGGTGTTTAATCAAGCACTACATGATATCAAGTTGATTCATGCACAGTATTCACCGGACTTTCAGATTAGCGTCAATGTTTCTCCTAACCAATTCATTAAATCTGAGCGCTTATTAGCTTGGAAGCAAGTGTTGGCGCAACAAGGGGTTGCCGGTCGTAGCATCTGTATTGAAATTACTGAGGGCTTGCTGCTACAACCTAGTATGTCGGTAGTGAATACAATCTCAGCTTTACGAGAGTCCGGCATTCAATTTTCTATTGATGACTTTGGAACCGGCTATTCTGCCCTGGCTTATTTGAATAAATTTGATATTGAATATGTAAAAATAGATCAATCCTTCACGCAAAATCTACGGCCTAATAACTATGATGCCATTCTTTGTGAGGCAGTCATCAGCATGGCGCACAAGCTTGGCATCAAGGTGATTGCTGAAGGGATTGAAACTGAAGCGCAAAAGAGCTTATTAAATAGTTTTGAATGTGATTATGGGCAGGGCTATTTGATCGCTAGACCACAATCCTTCACAGCGTTTATGCAGTTTTTATTTGAAACGAGAAGTAAGCAGCCATCCAATTGACTTCAGAAGTTGATGCTAGAAATTGATTTAGTTTCTTAACCTAAATCAATTTAAAAATAGTTAAGCTAGGCTAGCATATGTGTTTCCTTCTCAATAAAAGGCATGATCACGATGGCCGTTGTGCAAATCCAGATGCATCAGTCTAGTCCAACTCGGGGTTGTGCATTATTCAACCTTGGGTTTCGTCCATTTTTTCTAGGCGCAGGTATTTTTGCCATTGTATCCATAGTTTGGTGGATGCTGATTTATAGCGCGCACAATGTTGTGCAAATTCAATCGATTACCAGCGCCCAGTGGCACGCGCATGAAATGCTGTATGGCTATAGCTTGGCGGTAGTTGCTGGCTTCTTATTAACCGCAGTGCGGAATTGGACGGGTGTACAAACACTGCATGGTAAGCTGTTGATGGCTTTATTCGGATTATGGGTTGCCGCACGCGTGCTATTTTTGTTTGGTACACGTTTGATGCTGTGGGCCGCCATTGTCGATTTGCTGTTTGGTTTAGCGTTGATGTTGTCCATCAGCCAGCCAATTATCCGTGCAAGGCAATGGGCTCAGCTTGCAGTGGTTGTTAAAGTGGCTTTGTTATGGGTCGGGAATGTCGTGTTCTACTTAGGATATTACGGCGTCTTGCAAGATGGCATGCTGTACGCAATTAACGGTGCTGTTTTATTGCTGGTGAGTTTAATCCTGATGATAGGTCGCCGAGTGATTCCATTCTTTATTGAGCGTGGCGTGCAAGAGAAAATTAAAATCAAGCATCATCAGTGGCTGGATATCAGCATATTAGTGATGTTTCTCGCCTTGTTTGTTAATGAGATTTTTTATAGAAGCCCTTACTTAACGCCTTATTTGGCATGCGGCTTGTTTCTACTCAATGGGTATCGCCTCTGTCATTGGCATACCAGTGGCATATGGCGTGTGCCATTGCTATGGAGTTTGTATTTATCTGCATGGATGATTAATCTAGGCTTTCTGTTTTATGGTGTGCAAGCTTTGCTTTCCATCCCGCTTATATTGGTGCTACACCTGTTTACGATAGGCGGAATTGGCCTCATGAGCTTAGCCATGATGGCGCGCGTGGCATTGGGGCATACTGGGCGAGATATCCGAAAGTCATCTAGCTGGCTGCTGTTGGTGTTTATTGCCATCATGCTGAGCCTGCTGTTTCGGGTATTTGCACCGATGCTAGACATGCAGCTTTATAGCAGTTGGATTTTTGTTTCTGCACTATGCTGGATACTCGGGTTTGCAGTTTTTGTGTGGATTTATACTCCTATCTTATGGATGCCTAGGGTCGATGGTACGCCTGGTTAATCAGTTCGTTAAATGTGCTGTTTTGCCTGAAGGTGGTGTTTAAGGGTTATTTTTCAGGTCAGTGTTTAACATGGGTCTTTTTAGCTGAACTATTATCCAAAGCATGGGTCTGTTTGGTTCTTCTTAAATTTATATGTGATCAGTTGGTGCAATGCCAATTGATCACAATCTCACATGCCTCAGAAAAACAAACGACGTTGGATCTTAGCACTATTCATTCTGATATTAGCTAGCATTTACTGCTTTAGGCTAGAGGCCCTCGCTTGGTATGTTTGGCATAACAACCAATCAGCATCCGAGCAAGCGACTAAAACGCTAGACCTAAAAAACTATCATGTAGAAATTGACGGCTTATCCATTCCAGATTTAGCCAATGCTTCAGGCTTTACTTATAACACCCGCAGCAATACGCTTTTTACCGTATTAAATAAAGAGGCGCAGATTATTGAGTTGAGCTTAACTGGAAAAGTGATTCGGCGGGTGGATGTGACAGGCGTCTCGGATATGGAGGGCATTACCCATGTAGCAGATAGCCGATATGTGATTGCGGATGAAAGTGATAACCGCTTAGTGTTAGTGACATTGGATGATGATGCGACAAGTGTCGATGTCACCAACGCGCCAAAGCTGAAATTAGGGCTTAATTTTACAAGCAATAAGAACTTCGAAGGTGTGTCTTGGGATGGTAACAATCACCGCCTGCTGGTCGTGAAAGAGCGTGATCCTAAATACATTTTATCGGTTGAAGGCTTTTTTGAAGCCAAAGCGGGTGAGTCGCTAGAGATCAAGCGTTTAGATCAGTACGATGCTGCGATTAAATGGTCATTAAGAGATTTGTCTTCAGTGACGTATCACGATGAAACGGACAGCCTAGTGCTGTTAAGTGATGAATCACGGCTGATTAAAGAATATGATGCACATGGTCATGCAGTCGGAGCGCTGGCTTTGTGGAAAGGGTTTCACGGTTTAAGCCAGCATGTGCCGCAAGCAGAGGGGATTGCCATAGGCCCAGATGGTAGTATCTACATTATGAGTGAGCCTAACCTGTTTTATGTGTTTAAGCATCGTCAGCCTTAATCAGTTTCAAGCCTAATACGCAGCCACTTTTCTAGCACAACGACCATATAAGCTTGCTCTGCTAATGTAACCTCGCGCCCTTGCGGTATCTGATGCCACTTCTGTAAGCAACCTCGGCAGCAGCAAGCCGTGGCGTGTTGCGCTACAAATACAGGATGGCCACGCATCGGCGTTTGTTTACCATCGTTACCAATCACCGCAGGCGCTAAACGTTTGCCGATAAAGTCTTCCGCATGATCAAGCACGGTGGATAAGCCTTTTTGCTGTAGATAGGCTAAGTCTTTATCACGCAGTTGAAAGCTGCTTCTGAACGTAGATTGAGCCAGTGCTGCAAATAGCGTATCCAGATCTTTCACGTTGTTTTATTTGACTCAATGCAATTGGTGCAAGTGTAATGTACGAAGTTTAGGTGCAAGCTTTGCCGTTGCCCCTACAACACCTAATGTCATGAGGCCACCAAAAATCACAGAGGGCACTAGTCCCATTAGGCGTGCGGCAACCCCTGATTCAAAAGCACCTAACTCATTAGATGAGCCGATGAAAATGCCATTAATGGCTGAAACGCGTCCACGCATGGCATCTGGTGTGGCAAGCTGCATAATGGTTTGTCGTGTGATGACAGAAACGCCATCAAACAGACCAGAAAGTAATAGAAAAACAGCCGCCATCCAAAAGCTAGTGCTTAAGCCAAACCCAATAATGCAAAGCCCAAATCCTGCAACCATCCCTAATAACCAGCGACCTGCGTTTAGGTTAATCGGGTGTCGAGTGAGCCAAAGCCCAGTGACGATAGCGCCTAGTGCAGGCGCCGCACGCAGAATGCCTAAGCTCTCAGGGCCCATGTGATAAACGTCATGAATAAATGCTGGCAGCATGGCAACTGCACCGCCAAATAACACAGCAAACATGTCTAGTGATAATGCACCTAATACGATTTGGTTGCTAAATACAAAGCGCAGACCCTGTGCAATGCTGGTAAATACAGGAATGCTCTCTGCTTTTGTAGGTTCTTTTAACTTAAGTAAAGCAATCGAGGTGGCAGCACCTAGGCATAGTGCAGTAGCAACGCTGTAAGCCAGTGCTTTACTACCAAACCCTACCAATAGGCCGCCAATGGCTGGGCCCAACACCAAGCCTATCTGAAAGGTAGAGGTGCCGATACCCGCAGCGCGTGCATACTGCTCACGGGGTAAAATGATGGCGAATAAAGTATTGTAACTAGGCGCAATAAAGGCACGAGCCACCCCGGTAAAAGCAATGGAGCCGTAAATCCAATAGGTGATATTACCATCTAGCCAACCTAGCGCTACTAAGGTGAGTGTAAGTGCATTAATGGTGAGCAACACCGCCGCTAAGCCTGCAAATAAGCGACGTGAGTAATAGTGATCAACGGCATGCCCAGCAAATAATGCAGAGGCGAAGTAAGGAATCACTTCGGCCAAACCTATTAACCCTAAAGACAATGGGTTATGTGTAATCTGATAAATATGCCAGCCTACCACTACCGCTAATATTTGGTACGCCAGTACGAGTTGAATACGAAATGCTAAAAGTTTGGCAAATGCAAATTGATGATATTTAAATAATTCCATGGGCGACATTATAAGTGCAAACGTCATATTGCTTTAACGCTTGTGATTTAGAATTGGCACTCAGGCGCCTATAAAAACATTTAATACTTGAATGTAAACGGATAGAATGCACGGGTTAGTGCAGTGAATAAGGTAGTAAGCAAGTTGAAAGATTTATCTGATCTTGCCGATGAGTCATCATTGACCTAGTGTGATTCTACCGATATAGATTAGGCGCACTAACCGCTAATTGAATGCATCAATCGTGATTGCTGCATTGCTATTCACCTACGCTTTTTTAGCAAAGACGGATAACCATTTGATGCGTTTATGACCCATAAAAATTCTTATCTCGAACTACTTAATCTATGCTTTGTGGCTTACCTATGCTTATTTATTAGCTTAAACAGCTACGCTGAAAATAATGCCAAGCCCACGATTCAAATATTCGTTACCGTCGATTGGGAAGGGTGGTCGCTCGATGATGAAAATATCGAAGTGATACAGGCTTTCCGCAAGCAATATCCACATATCCCGATGATGCAGTTGTTAAATCCAGTCTATTTGTTACGTCCAAGCACCGATGCGATAGTGGAAGCTGAAAAGATACGTTCCACTTTTTTACCTTCAGACAGCATGGGCTTGCATGTGCATGGCTGGAAATCTCTGCTTGACGCGTGTGATGTGCCATATCAAAACTCCCCCTCATTTGCAGCACAAAATGAAGTGTGTGAGGCGGGTGATTGTGGATATGCCGTGAGTTTGGAATATGCGTATTCAGCACAAGATTTAACGAAGTTAATTGGTTGTAGTGCTAATTTATTAGTGGAGCAGGGTTTTGCGCGCCCGCGCTACTTTCGGGCTGGTGGCTGGCAATTAGGGCCTAAATTAGCGAGTGCGCTGGAGGCGAATCAATTTGTGTTCGATAGCTCACGTACCGATGCTAACTTGCTGACGAGTAAGTGGGCGGAAAATAGCGGGCTGATGCAAATGGTTAAAGCCTTGCATCCCGAGGCCTCGGTGTTGGATGAGCCGTATCAGTTAACTGCCTCGGTGATGGAGTATCCCAATAATGGCAGCTTGGCTGATTACACCGACACGCAACAATTAGTCACGATATTTAAAACATTAATTGAACATAACAGGCGGGTGTTAGTGCTGGGCTTTCATCAAGAAACGGCTTTTTCTTATTTAAAACATTTGCAAGATGCCATTCCTTTATTTGAAAAAATTGCACAGGAGCAGGGCATTATTATTACATGGGTAAGCCACTCACCATAGATTATTTCGGTACTTGCCATAAATACCAGCTGGCAACCGTGCGGTAAGGGCTCCATGCTTGGCCAATTTCCACCATTTGTTTGCGTTTAGGCGCAACTTCCAGCTTTTTCAGCCGTTTGTAGCCCTCTACGATGCCAAAGTCATCTGCCGGCAGAATGTCCATGTGCGCCAAAGTAAACATCAGCATCATTTCCACCGTCCATTGACCAATGCCTTTAATGGTAGTGATTTGTTGAATTAAGGTTTCGTTGCTCATATTGTCAGCAAGTGCCTGTGTGGGGACTAAGCCAGTTAGGGCTGCATTGGCGATACCTTGGAGTGTCTCTACCTTTCTGCCAGAAAATCCCACCGCACGCAGTTCGTCAAATGTTGTGGCTATTAACTGTGACGGTAGCGGGAATTGTCCATAATGATTAATCAGTTTTTTGAGTATGGCATCACCGGCTTTGGTGCTGAGCTGTTGATACGCCACGGCGCGCACCAATGCCTCGTAAGGGTCACGCTCGCTTTTTGTTGTAAACTTACATGCACCTACTAGGTCTATCAATTGTGCCCAATCGCTGTCGATAGTGCGTAAAAAATCTTGTGCCTGCTGGTATGGGTTGTTCATATGATGATTATAAGCATCCGAATTTAATATTGTTCAATATTGATCAATATTCTGATTAAACAAACCAGACACATATGGATGGAGTGATTTAGCTTGGATTTGTTTGGCAACACAACGCCTATCGACACTGCACTTGCTGGCGTGAGCTTACTCAAGGGCTTTGCGCTTAAAGATGAAGCAGCTTTACTTGCAGATTTAGCAAGCGTCATTACGCAGGCGCCGTTTCGTCATATGATAACGCCGAATGGGTTTGCGATGTCGGTTGCAATGAGTAACTGCGGGGCGCTGGGTTGGGTGACTGATCGCCAAGGTTACCGTTATGCCAACTTAGATCCGCTTACACAAAAGCCCTGGCCTTCTATACCGGCTAGTTTCCTAGCCTTGTCACAAGCGGCTGCATTAGTGGCGGGCTACGCTGACTTTACCCCAGATGCTTGTTTGGTTAATCGCTATCAAACCGGTGCACGTATGGGTTTGCATCAAGATAAAAACGAACGTGATTTCACGCAACCTATCGTTTCGGTTTCTTTAGGCGTGCCTGCAACATTTCAGTTTGGTGGTTTAAAGCGTACGGATAAAGCCTTGAATGTTCCGCTTTATCATGGAGATGTGGTGGTGTGGGGCGGGGAAGCGCGTTTACGCTATCACGGCATACTGCCACTTAAGGCCAGTACGCACCCAGCTTTAGGGGACGTTCGAATCAATCTTACTTTCCGTAAAGCTGGGTAATGAGACAAGCCTTACAGTTTTAACGCAAGTTTAATGCGGCGATAGATTTGGCAAAGCTTAGAGCCATCTAACTGATAGTGTTTATGTAGCGGTTTTTTAACTTCCCAGCTTGCGCTCATGCCAGCTGGAAAAGTGACTAAATCACCTTTACCAAAGGTCACTGGCGTGCCACCAGTAGGCGTAATCACACATTCACCCTCTAAAATGTATGCAACCTCTTGCTCAGGAAATGTCCATGGGAAAACAGAAACTTCTTTCTCCCATGTCGGCCATTTGCTTACGTTCAAAGCTTCTAAACGTTGCTGACTTGGATTTTTTTCAACAGTGATTTGAGTCATGTGTATTCCTTTTAAAAAATGCATTTTATCCCATCAAGCACTAAAGCTGAAATGTTCTAATTAAGTGCTGACCAGCGTAAAGTAGTAAAATACGGTTTTTAGACCTGTGGAATATTAAGTGAAATATTATGCGTGTTAGTTTAGAACAGGCAATTGCCGAGCTTAAAAGCGGAGGGGTCGTGGCGATTCCTACCGAAACAGTCTATGGATTAGCCGCAGATGC from Methylotenera sp. L2L1 includes:
- a CDS encoding EAL domain-containing protein, which encodes MFVFILLSILWLPIATNSEDTLKINSPYGEVRLTPNEFAWLKNNPNIRVAVKDGWMPIEFKSESNQHRGISVDYLQALGKAVNVNFTLVDYSENMSPSTAEMISGVANTNVKNPQFKKLAQPFLDFPIAIYVDKSRHHQIDKMEDLHHKSVALFRHGPITKEIAANYPQIKLVYVDIADEAFEKLRLGEVDAYIGNQIIIDYHVVVHRLSFVEKIGITPFNSNVSMAVREDLTELASILNKGMRVLGTNNQEIINKWKISDYQYGQWIALLLGLISVALIFGVHRIFKLKQAIKLQNIESQKTIWHQANYDYLTDLPNRHLLDSRLKQAMDQADKSLSPVGILFIDLDNFKHVNDTAGHSIGDKLIKEAAARVTRCVRSYDTTARFGGDEFMVIMSDFDNEQTLEKTSQKILAEIEKPFQIDGELFYISASIGLTIYPTDTSNPEALFSYADQAMYEAKKLGRNRFQFFKASMQSDSTNRLALMNDLRDAIAHQQFELYYQPIMCMDTQVTLKAEALIRWNHPIKGMVSPVVFISLAEEAGLIDEIGTWVFNQALHDIKLIHAQYSPDFQISVNVSPNQFIKSERLLAWKQVLAQQGVAGRSICIEITEGLLLQPSMSVVNTISALRESGIQFSIDDFGTGYSALAYLNKFDIEYVKIDQSFTQNLRPNNYDAILCEAVISMAHKLGIKVIAEGIETEAQKSLLNSFECDYGQGYLIARPQSFTAFMQFLFETRSKQPSN
- a CDS encoding NnrS family protein, yielding MAVVQIQMHQSSPTRGCALFNLGFRPFFLGAGIFAIVSIVWWMLIYSAHNVVQIQSITSAQWHAHEMLYGYSLAVVAGFLLTAVRNWTGVQTLHGKLLMALFGLWVAARVLFLFGTRLMLWAAIVDLLFGLALMLSISQPIIRARQWAQLAVVVKVALLWVGNVVFYLGYYGVLQDGMLYAINGAVLLLVSLILMIGRRVIPFFIERGVQEKIKIKHHQWLDISILVMFLALFVNEIFYRSPYLTPYLACGLFLLNGYRLCHWHTSGIWRVPLLWSLYLSAWMINLGFLFYGVQALLSIPLILVLHLFTIGGIGLMSLAMMARVALGHTGRDIRKSSSWLLLVFIAIMLSLLFRVFAPMLDMQLYSSWIFVSALCWILGFAVFVWIYTPILWMPRVDGTPG
- a CDS encoding MBL fold metallo-hydrolase, which produces MRNIKLFESESHKFILLNESEPGEEDGIRSNQYLIVNNGAGALLDPGGFGVMPRVLAEMLRYLSPDKILGIFLSHQDPDIVGGISTWLELIKAPVYISRIWMRFLPHYGLKDMSQFVGVPDEGMDCEVAPGFMLKIIPAHFLHSEGQINVYDPVSKILFTGDIGAAMLPMEKDDAYVDDFKSHLPYIASFHQRYMCSNKAILCWLDNIADLDIEMIAPQHGPIYRGAAVGEFLAWLRDLQCGIDLMQRGGSFGPKFE
- a CDS encoding SdiA-regulated domain-containing protein, producing MPQKNKRRWILALFILILASIYCFRLEALAWYVWHNNQSASEQATKTLDLKNYHVEIDGLSIPDLANASGFTYNTRSNTLFTVLNKEAQIIELSLTGKVIRRVDVTGVSDMEGITHVADSRYVIADESDNRLVLVTLDDDATSVDVTNAPKLKLGLNFTSNKNFEGVSWDGNNHRLLVVKERDPKYILSVEGFFEAKAGESLEIKRLDQYDAAIKWSLRDLSSVTYHDETDSLVLLSDESRLIKEYDAHGHAVGALALWKGFHGLSQHVPQAEGIAIGPDGSIYIMSEPNLFYVFKHRQP
- a CDS encoding putative bifunctional diguanylate cyclase/phosphodiesterase, coding for MQTNHLENMRMRVTDRLAALMESQTRSKIFSGGVVELIRSVHQEVVAELQSTAANTDNSLTALAIDNAIQMCSRLDQSLDILFQERNRQWHRNGNYVQSLMGEFNETLTGLASTLIEKDLLERQSRVLERIILSHEHVAQWKEFVQEILADFHAIFPFNFFYIAFAEEHDLSIYLYYLGNHTEEAKRNAREMLSKQMIANLNLPDNAPLNIEEFIVRGNGTTDNVDAVRMITVAVPEHTPKLAGLLGVAYVSTGELSPQEESVVRSILSVMVMVVGSSKLLSRTLSELEYYAMHDPLTGIYNRRQFNNMLEYEIGRSERHHHEFSLLQLDLDDFKDINDSYGHQTGDDALCGVAEVLREHIRKGDLAARIGGDEFAVILMETGREGATTVANMLGKSLRERVFTAPDGKHFHLTVSIGIATYPIDAQNEADLQVGADAAMYRAKDIGKDSACTLDALDGQVEIGRHTRDNAEKLREALQQDRIIPYYHSIVDCRTGELFACETLARLSEPNGNIVSAGMFIETIEKYGMGRDLDRMIISKAFKAKRELMMSNASSTKMFLNISAQEIQGRGILAYAEELCQTLEIPPSCVVFEILERDAIGDMTNMRKFLSNLREKGFAFALDDFGSGYNSFHYLRELRFEYVKIDGAFVRNILNSKIDYALVHNLSRLCQDIGIYTVAEFVENQAILDALKDMGINYAQGFHIALPTANMPQHQ
- a CDS encoding DUF4186 domain-containing protein; the encoded protein is MKDLDTLFAALAQSTFRSSFQLRDKDLAYLQQKGLSTVLDHAEDFIGKRLAPAVIGNDGKQTPMRGHPVFVAQHATACCCRGCLQKWHQIPQGREVTLAEQAYMVVVLEKWLRIRLETD
- a CDS encoding DUF3820 family protein; amino-acid sequence: MNPEDLQRLVTLAMPYGKYKGRLIADLPGNYLNWFAREGFPSGDLGRLLQLMQEIDHNGLSQLLDPLRKASH